The genomic stretch GCCTCCCATAGATGGAACAATCGGTTTATTGATTTTATAATAATCTTTTACAACATGCCCCTCCTCGATTAGTTTCTGGATGAATCTTGGTATTAGAAAAAAAGTGATTAAAAAACTGACAAGTATGGAAATAAAAAAAGTAAGGTATGGTTGCATAGTTGACGCCTTTATCTAAGTATCTTATATATTTTTACATACCCATTGTCATACACAAGATTATAATTTTGAAGGCCGCTTTCATAAACAATCAGCCTTGCAAATAGGGTATCTTTTATAGTATCGGGCATCATTATCGCATTTTGAGGAGTAATGTACATAATCTGAGTTATAGATGGGTAACTGTATTGAACATTCTCATATACGAAGTTTTGACCATTTTGATTTTCTATTACAAAGTTTGAAACTCCGTAACGTTGGTTATTCTGCTCTATGTAAGCGTATGCATTTGTATCGCTTGGTACAACAAAAAGCCTAGTTGTCCCACTTTCATATACATATGTAGTCGCATTATTCAAAGTAGTAGTACCTCGGAAGTAGAAATAAGCTGTTCTAAAGGTGTCCCTACCTATCACGCTGTTAAGCACACTAGTCTTGACTAGAAGACTCTGATCCACCAGAACATAGTTCATTCTAAAATTATTTCCTGTTGTCCTATATGCTTCCTGCTCCATTGCTACAATCTTCTGTATCCCTGTAGAATCTGTAGCTCCAAGGAACTCCCCAAATCCGCTTATCCAAGGGCCCATTCCACTTCTCATGCCATCTGATATTGTCCTTCTTCTACCAACTGTCTGTATCCAGTATCCATAATCCCACCAGTTACATACCACTTCTTCCTGTGGAGTATTCTCGCTTAGCCATATAAGGGCAGAAAGCCATCTGTCTTCAAGATGAGGAGATTGAGCAGTTCTATAAGGAATTGAGCCACCGTATCTGTCATCCAGAGGATTGTAAAGTGAAAGACCGCTGAATACTAATAGTGCTATTACTGTAATTGAAAGCGCTTTATCTTTTGAAAATTTATTTGTTAAGAATTCATAAATTCCCAGAAAGCCAAAAGCAGCCATAATTGCAAAGGTTATTCCTCCAAAAAATGAGTTTCTTAGCATCTGGTAAGACATGAATGTATTAAATAAAAATGCAGATAAAATAAAGAGGGTAGATTTGACATTTTTATGATGTATTACTTGATAAATACCGTATGCAAGGCCTATAATCGCCATTATGGGGAACAAATAGAATTTATCCAAAAAGTCAGAGAAAGTGCTTGCCTGCCCTTGGCCAGATATTCCGCTAATATCAATGCTTCTGAAGACATAGCCTAGTACATTGTAGTTTAGGCCAAATTCAGCTACTGCAAGTAAAACGGCGGAAAGAACAGCCATGAAAGCAATGTAGTATCTTCTATCTTTTGCAAAATAACTGGAGAAGTTTATGATTGATGCGAACCCTAATCCAAGCAAGGCGAGATAAATTCTTAATGATTCAAGTTTATAAGTGGGTATTAATAAATAAGCATAAAGTAGAGCGATAAGAGATACTCCAACAAGCACCCACATGTCAATATCCTTTAGGATTTTTCCCATGAGCGTAATATTCTTGACTTTAGTAGTTTCTTTGATGAACGGCTTAAAGAGAACATATACTGCAACTATTAATGGAATAAAGAAGAAATTCCCATATGTGTTTGCATATAAAATTAAAACTACAAGAGATATTGCTCCATAGATGATAATTTTATTCCTTTCTTTCTCTTTTAGTATTAAGATGGCCATCAGCATGAAGAGTATAAAGAACAAAGATCCAGCTGTGTCCTTCCACATCCCCCCTCCAGAGGTTCTGTATATGAATGCAGGCATTATTGCAAGGAAGAATGATGAAATCAACGCTACGTATCTATTTCCCCATGCCTTAAATGCGACAAAGTATATCAGTATTGCACCTATGACGCCAATAAATATCGGGAGATACATATGGATAGTCAGGAGATTAATACCTGTAAGCCTTGATATGGTAGAAGTCAGTATGGGCAATCCTTGAAGGTCTTCCCTAACGAAGTATCTGATAACTGTTGGAGCCATGGGGTCTATTTCAGGTAGCCCACCCAACAGGTAGTAAGAAGCTTCTCTTAGGAAAAAATAAGGATCATATCCCAATAATCTATTAAATCTTAGAGGCCACGATCTTAGATAATATCCAATAACTGCAGATAGAATAAGACCAATGATTACAATATAATTATCAAAATTAGTGATTCCTTTAAACGAAAAATTTTCTTTATTAATCGTTTTTTTAGCCTTTTTTCCTTTTCCCTTCACCATGATTATCTCCCTATCTATGGTTAGAAAAATAATTTAAATAATTAACTGAAAAAAAAATATAAAAATAAAAATTAATTTTTCCTTCTTCTGAAGTAGTAGTAGACTAAAGCGGCAGCACCTAAGACTCCGGGCACTTCAAATCCAGGAACTCCTTTGATCGGAGAGGTGGATTCTTGTTCAACTGTAACATATATCACATCTTGGTCTGTTGCCCCATTATTGTCTGTAACAACTAAAGTTACTTTGTAAATCCCTGGTGTTGCGTAAGAGTGAAGTGGCTCTTTCTCATTTGAATCCCTACTGTCTCCGAAATCCCAAGAATATTGAGTTATTGTTCCATCGGAGTCTGTTGATTTTGAAGCGTCAAAATGAACAGCTTCGCCAACTTTCACTTTTATATCGCTTCCAGCGTCTGCCTTTGGTGGTTTGTTTGTTGTGGCTGGAGGTGTTGGCGTAGTTGAGTCTTCTGTGATTATAGCAATTGCAGTATCGGTACTTGTGGCTCCACTGTTATCAGTAACAGTTAAAGATACAGTATATGTGCCAGGAGAAGAGTAGACATGACTTACAATTGACCCAGCAGAGCTTCTTCCATCTCCAAAGTCCCAAGCGTAACTTATTATAGTTCCGTCTGAATCGGTAGAACTAGATCCATTAAAACTGACAGACTGCCCAACTTTAGCAGTTTTGTTTGTACCTGCATTTGCCTGGGGAGGATTATTTGAAGGTGTTGGTGTGGGAGATGCTGCAACAGTCAATGTTTGAGTACGCTCATTGTTTGCTTCATTTTCTTCAGAGATTGTGTTGGCTGGATCTATAGTTGCTTTTACAGTTGTAGAACCTTCTGGAAGTATTAAGGTTGGAAAATTAACTGTGGCTGTTGAACCGGCGGGCATATTTACTGTTCCAGAACCATCAAATTTAGTAACTCCATCAAACCATATCTTTAACCCGACTTCCCCACTGAAATCTCCTGCCCCACTATTTGCAAGGGTTACAACGACTATATCGGAAGCGCCTTTCGCAATATTTGTGACTCTCAAGTCGGGTTTATTAGACGGACTAGAGTAGAAGTAAAGAAGAGTGGGATTATTGAATGTAATCCTGTCAACAGCACCATCGTTATCAGTTGGAGTTGTATACTCTATTCTAAACTGTAAATTTTTCTTCCCAGAAGCGACTGCATTCGCCAGTTCTGCTTTAACGTCCATCACATCAGATGGTGCTGAGCTACCAGACCATACAGTTGCTAATCTTGGCCCATTATAATCTGACACAGTCAAACTAGTTCCATAATCCACGTAGTATACTCTTAAGTTCCCAAGAGTGGCGAATGGATTGCCTAAAGTTATGGTATTATCAGTCAAGCCAAGTGTTGCTGAAGTGATAGTAGCACCAGCAGGTATGCTAGATATATCAAAGCTCAAAAAGCACTTAATTTGAAGATTTGCTACTTGATCTCCTGCCGTGTGTGTTCCACTCGGATAAAGGATTCCTGTACTTGTCATACTTCGACTAAGTGAAGCATCAGGTTGATGAAATAGAAGAGGAATTAAAGGAATAGGCTCTATAATAAAAGGTGCACTAGTTGATGTACTTAATAATCCTAGAAACAAAGTTGTTGCTAAGATTAAAGAAAAAATTTTTGTTTTGTTTTTCATAATTTCACCTATATTGTCCCCATAATACTAGAAAAAGGAGATATTTAAATCTTATTATAGATTAAATTATGATTTTAATTTCTTAGCTGCAGTCTTTAGAGCCAATAAAATACTTTTTTGCGGCATTATTGTAACTACTGGAATTGATACAACTTTTTCTACAATTGAACTTACTATAGGCGCACATACTAAAGCGCTTGCGCCGTCCCTTTCTGCCCTTATAGACTGAATGAAAACTTCCTCGATGCTGGTAGCAGAATATTCTTTTATTGAGAATTTATTTTCATTGTCTGAAACATAGCTTTCGTCAAGCATGTTAAGAACTGGTCGTGAAGCAATTAGGGCAATGAATTTAGTGCGTTGTTCCTCTTTCCCTTTTAAAACCTCATGAATCTTCCTTAGTGTTTTGAGATTTGGTTCTCTATCCCCAGAAAAGATTTTATATAGAGTTGGAAGAGGAATATCTGAAATTTCAGAAAAATTTTTGATACTACCAAAACTCTTGACTAAAAGAGCCTCCAACTCAACTTTAAATCTATCGTTAGGAAAAAATATAATTTCTTTCAATCTTTCTACTTCTTTATACCCCATCTTATCACCTTAATGTATATTATTAGTTCTAATATTTATACTTTTGGGTAAAATTTTTATACTATAATAGAAATATTTATAAAGTAAAATATTAATTATCATACAGGTGAATTAAATGAAAAAAATATTTGCTATAATTGCTTCTATATTGATTGCTTCAACATTATTCTTAGGATGTGTTGGGCAAGGAACAAATGATGATAAAAAAATAACTGAACTTAGAATAGGATACCAGCCAAGCACGCATCAGATTGCAGAAATGGTTGCAATGGAAAAGGGTTGGTGGCAAAATGACCTCAAGAAGTACGGAATTGAGAAGGTAACAGATTATGAATTCCCATCTGGCCCCCCTGAGATGCAAGCCATGCTAGGCGGACAGATTGATATTGCATATGTTGGTGCTACACCACCAATACCTGCAATTGATCAAGGTTTAGATGCCAAAATAGTTGCTGCTGCGCAAACTCAAGGTTCAGATATCGTAGTATGGCCAGAAAGCAACTATGCAGGGCCATCATTTTTAATTGGAAAAAAGATAGGCACATTTCCTCCTGGCTCAATACAAGATATGGTACTAAAGAAATGGTTACAAGACAATGGAGTAGATATATCTAAAGTTGACATAAAAGCCATGGGTCCCGGAGATGCCTCTATTGCATTAACTGCAAAACAAGTTGATGCAGTTTTCTTACCCCATCCTTCTCCAGCAGTACTAGA from Methanofastidiosum sp. encodes the following:
- a CDS encoding PKD domain-containing protein, whose translation is MKNKTKIFSLILATTLFLGLLSTSTSAPFIIEPIPLIPLLFHQPDASLSRSMTSTGILYPSGTHTAGDQVANLQIKCFLSFDISSIPAGATITSATLGLTDNTITLGNPFATLGNLRVYYVDYGTSLTVSDYNGPRLATVWSGSSAPSDVMDVKAELANAVASGKKNLQFRIEYTTPTDNDGAVDRITFNNPTLLYFYSSPSNKPDLRVTNIAKGASDIVVVTLANSGAGDFSGEVGLKIWFDGVTKFDGSGTVNMPAGSTATVNFPTLILPEGSTTVKATIDPANTISEENEANNERTQTLTVAASPTPTPSNNPPQANAGTNKTAKVGQSVSFNGSSSTDSDGTIISYAWDFGDGRSSAGSIVSHVYSSPGTYTVSLTVTDNSGATSTDTAIAIITEDSTTPTPPATTNKPPKADAGSDIKVKVGEAVHFDASKSTDSDGTITQYSWDFGDSRDSNEKEPLHSYATPGIYKVTLVVTDNNGATDQDVIYVTVEQESTSPIKGVPGFEVPGVLGAAALVYYYFRRRKN
- a CDS encoding helix-turn-helix domain-containing protein, producing the protein MGYKEVERLKEIIFFPNDRFKVELEALLVKSFGSIKNFSEISDIPLPTLYKIFSGDREPNLKTLRKIHEVLKGKEEQRTKFIALIASRPVLNMLDESYVSDNENKFSIKEYSATSIEEVFIQSIRAERDGASALVCAPIVSSIVEKVVSIPVVTIMPQKSILLALKTAAKKLKS
- a CDS encoding ABC transporter substrate-binding protein, producing MKKIFAIIASILIASTLFLGCVGQGTNDDKKITELRIGYQPSTHQIAEMVAMEKGWWQNDLKKYGIEKVTDYEFPSGPPEMQAMLGGQIDIAYVGATPPIPAIDQGLDAKIVAAAQTQGSDIVVWPESNYAGPSFLIGKKIGTFPPGSIQDMVLKKWLQDNGVDISKVDIKAMGPGDASIALTAKQVDAVFLPHPSPAVLEIEGNGKSVVKSGEMWPGHACCVLLVSGKLIRENPELVKEIINIHIKATEYIAENPEESAEIASRKLGLSKETILYSIENSDTTYSHNPNDIMVYMEAYAKEHYGLGYTKKLLTVKDLIDTKLYDEVTKK